The following are encoded together in the Leptotrichia sp. OH3620_COT-345 genome:
- a CDS encoding autotransporter domain-containing protein has protein sequence NSLNWTISGEGYVSRSDMHRKFLVVDEIFEAKSSYYTYGAALKNEISKEFRTSERTSIKPYGSLKLEYGRFGSI, from the coding sequence AACAGTTTAAACTGGACGATATCGGGAGAAGGTTATGTATCGAGAAGCGATATGCATAGAAAGTTCCTTGTAGTGGATGAGATATTTGAGGCAAAATCATCATATTATACATATGGAGCGGCATTGAAGAATGAGATAAGCAAAGAGTTCAGGACGAGTGAAAGAACGAGTATAAAGCCTTATGGAAGTTTAAAACTTGAATATGGAAGATTTGGAAGTATAAA